The following coding sequences lie in one Silvanigrella aquatica genomic window:
- the accD gene encoding acetyl-CoA carboxylase, carboxyltransferase subunit beta: MGWLSREPAKLQDVSEKKALPSGVWEKCPTCSEIVLLSDLEENNLVCPTCSYHHRLPGEQRIELLIDNNTFFEWDHTLCSTNPLNFDDGRSYAERLSNMAKKTKKYDAIITGAGKINGRPIAIGVLDFFWMGGSMGSVVGERIYRLFTRARKLNMPVILVCSSGGARMHEGLISLMQMAKTSAAVALHKEAGIPFISVICDPTTGGVAASFAMLGDINYAEPKSTIGFAGRRVIENIIRQKLPDNFQTAEFCFEHGVVDRIIRRQEMKEIITRTLNIICSNVSK, encoded by the coding sequence ATGGGATGGTTGTCACGCGAGCCAGCAAAACTTCAAGATGTATCTGAAAAAAAAGCCTTACCGAGTGGCGTCTGGGAAAAATGTCCCACATGCTCTGAGATCGTTTTATTATCCGATCTTGAAGAAAACAATCTTGTTTGCCCCACATGCAGCTATCATCATAGGCTCCCCGGCGAACAACGCATTGAACTTCTCATAGATAATAATACATTTTTTGAGTGGGATCACACTCTTTGCAGCACAAATCCGTTGAATTTTGATGATGGACGTTCTTATGCGGAGCGCCTTTCAAATATGGCAAAGAAAACAAAAAAGTATGACGCCATTATCACGGGAGCCGGAAAAATAAATGGCCGTCCCATCGCTATTGGTGTTCTCGACTTTTTTTGGATGGGTGGCAGCATGGGCTCTGTTGTGGGCGAACGCATTTATCGCCTATTCACGCGGGCACGCAAACTCAATATGCCAGTTATTTTAGTCTGTAGTAGCGGTGGCGCACGTATGCATGAAGGTCTCATTTCTTTAATGCAAATGGCAAAAACTTCGGCTGCCGTGGCTTTACATAAAGAAGCAGGCATTCCTTTTATAAGTGTTATATGCGATCCCACCACCGGTGGTGTTGCCGCAAGTTTTGCAATGCTCGGGGATATTAATTACGCCGAACCCAAATCAACCATTGGCTTTGCGGGAAGACGCGTCATTGAAAATATCATTCGCCAAAAATTACCAGATAATTTCCAAACAGCTGAATTTTGTTTTGAGCATGGTGTTGTCGATCGCATTATTAGAAGACAAGAAATGAAAGAAATTATTACGAGAACATTAAACATTATATGTAGCAATGTCTCAAAATAA
- a CDS encoding bifunctional folylpolyglutamate synthase/dihydrofolate synthase, protein MKYHLPSLKKVEKKSSLDAYFDRSWGTIIRGAHRLQILLQDDLCNGIINIPTVLVSGSNGKGTTSAFIESIMRKHGCKTGLYTSPHLIHPTERIRINGKPIDEKLLEEFLFITIEKSKKYLPDASFFELTTATAFQIFLHQQIEFLVCEVGLGGHYDSTNCLSPIVSVLTSVSLEHTKFLGETLTKIAADKSFISRRNRPFIVSETLNKEALMGVKETTAITGAIVCHAKDKQPNLYENLLQKIARVDNNISYHFAKLNLINLRTALCAVEQIKEEFKNQFQKLIPLNEISLEQAILNTEWPGRFDIRMIHNRSVIFDASHNPDGFKYFLNEYEKSIFSNKKCVLIFASLNDKDWKSTLNLLPKIASSIIFTEVPSNRAQIASEFLSYINENNNKEELISNYQNLSCFTIPNYELALETAMNQFPDLPLVITGSIAFIGMAMDRFGLEFHRGME, encoded by the coding sequence ATGAAATATCATTTACCAAGCCTAAAAAAGGTTGAAAAAAAATCTTCTCTCGACGCTTATTTTGATAGGTCTTGGGGCACGATCATTCGTGGGGCTCACCGTTTACAAATTTTACTACAAGATGATTTGTGCAATGGCATTATCAATATACCTACGGTTTTAGTTTCAGGCAGCAATGGAAAGGGAACTACTTCCGCGTTTATCGAATCGATCATGCGAAAGCATGGCTGTAAAACGGGGCTTTACACTTCACCACATTTAATTCATCCAACAGAACGTATCCGGATCAATGGCAAACCCATTGATGAAAAATTATTAGAAGAATTCCTTTTTATTACTATAGAAAAATCAAAAAAATATTTACCTGATGCGAGTTTCTTTGAGCTCACAACAGCAACAGCATTTCAAATTTTTTTACATCAACAAATTGAGTTTCTTGTCTGTGAAGTCGGTTTAGGTGGTCATTATGACAGCACAAATTGTCTCTCTCCTATAGTCAGTGTTTTAACCAGCGTGAGTCTAGAACATACGAAATTTTTAGGTGAAACCTTAACAAAAATTGCAGCAGATAAATCTTTTATTTCAAGACGAAATCGCCCCTTTATTGTCAGTGAAACCCTTAATAAAGAGGCTTTAATGGGCGTAAAAGAAACCACAGCAATAACGGGTGCGATAGTATGCCATGCTAAGGATAAACAACCTAACTTATATGAAAATCTTTTACAAAAAATAGCACGTGTCGATAATAATATAAGCTATCACTTTGCAAAACTCAATCTGATAAATTTAAGGACTGCTCTTTGTGCTGTGGAACAAATAAAAGAAGAGTTTAAAAATCAATTTCAAAAGCTCATTCCATTAAATGAAATTTCTCTGGAACAAGCAATATTAAATACAGAATGGCCTGGTCGATTTGACATTAGAATGATTCACAACAGAAGTGTGATATTTGATGCCTCACATAACCCTGACGGGTTTAAGTATTTTTTAAATGAATATGAAAAATCAATATTTTCAAATAAAAAATGCGTCCTTATTTTTGCGAGTTTAAATGATAAAGATTGGAAATCAACATTAAATTTACTTCCCAAAATAGCGTCCTCAATTATATTCACCGAAGTTCCATCAAATCGCGCACAAATTGCAAGTGAATTTTTAAGTTATATAAATGAAAATAATAATAAAGAAGAATTAATTTCAAATTATCAAAACCTATCCTGTTTTACAATTCCGAATTATGAACTAGCCCTTGAAACAGCGATGAATCAATTCCCTGATTTACCCCTTGTTATTACGGGTTCAATTGCATTCATTGGAATGGCTATGGATAGGTTTGGTTTGGAATTTCATCGGGGAATGGAGTGA
- a CDS encoding LptA/OstA family protein has protein sequence MKKKKSSIKYLLTCLSSLCLIHPLFHHKNIFAQNIFSSSQIPNLVYYDANNLMINKNSQSFILDGDAVILLGNIYLSANKIIIQKSIGLITAEGNVNLINKKQKAVAARVLYDINTKQLRMDDAQIFSNPNVTDDAVSEETLGLSMAEVAFEKAKENRTQEIENQLKYIREEYSQIQNLKNIKKSKDTELNSKLSDLAKKYSRLLARLARTQYQPNAILAALPEKERDKLLERRQAVEKFNKENPQIVNQIANFSAIKGYVKIAASEILQKDSNTLILNNAIVTPCNCSSLNEPPIYEFSSEKAHIEVDNYITMRDVTVDFFSIPIIYSPWLKFPIKTKRETGFLIPSSYVSNNAGSATTVPFFIVLGNSADSTVTYEYFTQRGSQFSGEFRLQLEKDSQLKTEVKYIKDKTYQNNWATNSTLVEQAIANTTDPATISMYNGFRGSNLSSRWYSGNSINLPLLERFSLKINAQLVSDNTYLSDYSANNSNINPTATVYGDTSSASRRFLNQEVNGEYYGDNIVLSVRGQGMKDLFAMNLSSTPIRMPLLEFTLLPDRYFNTPFVFSNNSSFENIYRSNGHNFIPISQNVFSPQAPSTSQTGSYVPNGPKNVKDPYAQGNRAFTASTISLPLPVNDYINADISTTASGTQYYFPDSAPYSKIQPYIGYLQYKGHLDLPIYAKLNLNSNENSGIQNITQNFTPFLDINYIPEVQRSVNLPNTYQLWYAQDNVVSTATVTLGATTSWTIKKEEWVESKEPITHLPLNQDPGVANLSFFNELVKENDLNISPDSKGIFQFSSDAEANEIFDLWAKKELNNYAQKISDSEFKQNYIWPKGNYFTKKIAWQMTPLSITVSTGYNLLANKTADEINANAGTTFSPVPPQSYTDIVATAVVNLNPILPFQVNLNTSYSQYYHRINTFGGNVNATLPYGLGLNYSYNEQFVIDPTNSVSNSFIKKTQQTASMTYAPLKWLQFGYQWSESTDPTAVTTDLSAGRAYASSQNISLMNLQDCLDVVFARNKAAGIPESQATYVISLNFKFFGYSYPTGQLGGYVNRNFQN, from the coding sequence GTGAAGAAAAAAAAGTCTTCAATTAAATATCTTTTAACATGTCTATCATCGCTTTGTTTAATTCATCCTCTTTTTCATCATAAAAATATTTTTGCTCAAAATATTTTTTCGAGTAGCCAAATTCCAAATTTGGTTTATTATGATGCCAATAATTTAATGATAAATAAAAACTCACAATCTTTTATTTTAGATGGTGATGCCGTAATATTGCTCGGAAATATTTATCTTTCAGCTAATAAAATTATTATTCAAAAAAGTATTGGTTTAATCACAGCTGAAGGTAATGTTAATTTAATTAATAAAAAGCAAAAAGCAGTAGCTGCACGAGTCCTTTATGATATCAACACAAAACAGTTACGCATGGACGATGCGCAAATATTTTCCAACCCTAATGTAACAGATGACGCCGTATCAGAAGAAACTCTGGGCCTTTCTATGGCAGAAGTCGCATTTGAAAAAGCAAAAGAGAACAGAACTCAAGAAATTGAAAATCAACTAAAATACATAAGAGAAGAATATTCTCAAATTCAAAATTTAAAAAATATTAAAAAATCAAAAGACACTGAATTAAATTCTAAATTAAGTGATCTTGCAAAAAAATACAGCCGACTTCTTGCACGACTTGCAAGAACACAATATCAGCCCAATGCTATCCTAGCAGCTCTTCCTGAAAAAGAACGTGATAAACTTTTAGAAAGACGCCAAGCAGTTGAGAAATTTAATAAAGAAAATCCTCAAATTGTAAATCAAATTGCAAATTTTTCGGCAATTAAAGGCTATGTTAAAATTGCCGCATCAGAAATTTTGCAAAAGGATTCAAATACATTAATATTAAATAATGCCATTGTAACTCCTTGCAATTGTAGTTCCTTAAATGAACCTCCTATTTATGAATTTAGTTCTGAAAAAGCCCATATTGAAGTTGATAATTATATTACCATGCGAGACGTCACTGTCGATTTTTTTTCAATCCCCATAATATATTCTCCTTGGCTTAAATTTCCAATTAAAACTAAAAGAGAAACTGGTTTTTTAATTCCAAGTTCATACGTAAGTAATAACGCGGGTTCTGCAACAACGGTGCCTTTTTTTATTGTTCTTGGTAACAGTGCTGACAGCACTGTTACTTATGAATATTTTACTCAAAGAGGTTCTCAATTTTCTGGAGAATTTAGACTGCAATTAGAAAAAGACAGTCAATTAAAAACTGAAGTAAAATATATTAAAGATAAAACTTATCAAAATAACTGGGCAACCAACAGCACTCTTGTTGAGCAAGCCATCGCAAACACAACTGATCCTGCAACAATTTCAATGTATAACGGATTTAGAGGCAGCAATTTAAGTAGCCGATGGTATTCTGGAAACTCGATTAACTTGCCATTATTAGAAAGATTTTCTTTAAAAATCAATGCGCAACTCGTGAGTGATAATACTTACCTTTCGGATTATTCTGCAAATAATTCAAATATAAACCCAACAGCAACAGTATATGGTGATACATCCTCTGCATCGAGAAGATTTTTAAATCAAGAAGTGAATGGCGAATACTACGGAGATAATATTGTTCTCTCTGTCAGAGGACAGGGAATGAAGGATTTATTTGCAATGAATCTTTCATCTACGCCAATTCGAATGCCTCTTTTAGAGTTTACTTTATTACCTGATCGCTATTTCAATACGCCCTTTGTGTTTAGTAATAATTCTTCTTTTGAAAATATTTACCGTTCCAATGGACACAACTTTATTCCCATTTCTCAAAATGTATTTTCTCCTCAAGCACCGTCTACTTCTCAAACAGGAAGTTATGTTCCTAATGGGCCTAAAAATGTAAAAGATCCCTACGCACAAGGTAACAGAGCTTTTACGGCGTCAACAATTTCATTACCATTACCAGTTAATGACTATATAAACGCTGATATTTCTACAACTGCATCGGGTACTCAGTATTATTTTCCAGATTCTGCCCCTTATAGCAAAATACAACCTTACATAGGTTATTTACAATATAAAGGACATCTTGATCTTCCAATATATGCAAAATTAAATCTAAATTCTAATGAAAACTCGGGCATTCAAAATATAACTCAGAACTTCACTCCTTTTTTAGATATTAATTACATCCCTGAAGTGCAAAGAAGTGTTAATTTACCTAATACTTATCAATTATGGTATGCACAAGACAATGTCGTGAGTACGGCTACAGTAACTTTAGGAGCAACAACTTCTTGGACAATAAAAAAAGAAGAATGGGTAGAATCAAAAGAACCGATTACTCATTTACCTTTAAACCAAGATCCAGGTGTAGCGAATTTAAGTTTTTTTAATGAGCTTGTTAAAGAAAATGATTTAAATATTTCCCCAGATTCCAAAGGAATTTTTCAATTTTCTTCTGACGCAGAAGCAAATGAGATATTTGATCTCTGGGCAAAAAAAGAGCTTAATAATTACGCACAAAAAATTTCTGACTCTGAATTTAAACAAAATTATATCTGGCCTAAAGGAAACTATTTTACAAAAAAAATCGCATGGCAAATGACCCCTTTGTCAATAACGGTTTCGACTGGATATAATTTATTGGCGAATAAAACCGCCGACGAGATCAATGCCAATGCCGGAACCACTTTCTCACCCGTTCCCCCACAAAGTTACACAGACATTGTAGCTACAGCAGTTGTAAATCTAAATCCTATCCTTCCTTTTCAAGTCAATTTAAACACTTCATATAGTCAATATTATCACCGTATAAACACATTTGGCGGTAATGTTAATGCCACTCTTCCTTATGGGCTTGGATTAAATTACTCCTATAATGAACAGTTTGTTATTGACCCCACAAATTCTGTTTCCAATAGCTTCATTAAAAAGACACAGCAAACAGCAAGCATGACCTACGCTCCCCTCAAATGGCTGCAATTTGGCTACCAATGGTCTGAGAGCACTGA